Genomic DNA from Alistipes sp. ZOR0009:
TCGGATTGAGGACTCTATCACAATAAGCGATGGGCTAATGGTGGTTATGCCCTTTTCGTGCGAGAGGTAGAGCGGCGATCCGTCGGGGAAGGTGCAGGAGTAGAGTGGCTTTCCGTTGTAGTCTATCTCTCCAATCTTGAGCCTGCTTTTTTGTAGCCATGCCGCTATCGTTCGTTGGCTAAACTCCTCGTTCGAGCGCAGTATGATGAGCGGTTCCAATCTATCCTTGCCAACGGGGTGGAAGCTAATCAGCAGCGTGCTGGTAAGCATCTCCCCAAAATCGTTGTCCCGGCTAAGCCTCTCAAAAAGCTGCTTCACCTGTGGGTTCTCTAGGCGGTAAAATAGGTTCGAAGCTGTATCCGCAGAAAGAAGCTGGGCGGGGTGATTTACCCTTACAAGGGCAACGGCATCGGTGGGGATGGCCGCTAGCGCATCGGTGGTTTGATTCTTTTTGCTGTAAAAATGGATAAAAGCTCCTCCTAAGCCTGCTAGCATTACTAGCCCTAGGATAATTAGTACGACATACTTTTTTGTTGACATGGCTATAATTATTGCTTCAAAGGTAAGGTTAAGGAGTTGTTTAACTCTATGCTTTAAACATTTTATACCATAAAAATGGCATTTATTCGCCGATTTTTATCGTCCAATCCATATTTATTCCTTGTGGCAATGGCATATTTCGATTTTCTTTGTAGTAAAAGCCTTTACTATGGAGAGTACGCAGAAACCCAATATAGACGACAGCTGGTATGAGGTGCTTAAGGACGAGTTCGAGAAGGACTACTTCCGTTCGCTAAAAGAGTTTTTGGTGCAGGAGAAGAAGAGCCATGTGGTTTATCCTCCCGGACCGCAAATTTTTAATGCCTTTAACACCACCCCGTTCAACGAGGTTAAGGTGGTTATTCTTGGGCAGGATCCCTACCACGGGCCTGGTCAGGCGCACGGCCTCTGCTTCTCGGTGTCTCAAGGGGTTCAGCCTCCGCCATCGCTGGTAAATATCTTTAAGGAGATAAGCAGCGACCTGGGACTTCCACGTCCCGCTCATGGCAACCTTACTGCTTGGGCAAAGCAGGGCGTGCTGCTGCTCAACGCAACGCTAACCGTTAGGGCGCACATGGCCGGATCGCACCAGCGCAAGGGCTGGGAAACCTTTACCGACGCTGCCATCAAGGCTGTTTCCGACCATCTCTCGGGCGTGGTATTCCTGCTTTGGGGCAACTACGCCCAGGCTAAGAGCGCGCTTATCGACACCTCCAAGCATCATATCCTAAAGTCGGTGCATCCGTCGCCGCTTTCGGCCTCGCGAGGCTTTTTGGGTTGCCGCCACTTCTCTAAAACCGACGAGCTGCTGCTGGCGCAGGGTAAGCTGCCGATCGACTGGCGCCTGTAGCTCCGCACGGTAAGTCGTAACCATCTAAAACATGTAGCCATGAAGTGTAAGCCAAATCCCGATACCGTTTTTCCTGTTCCAAACTTTAGCACGGTTACCTACATAAGGCCAACCGTTAAGTCTAAAAATATTGTTGTTGGCGATTTTTCGTACTTCAGCGATGTGGACTTCGAAAAGCATGTTACCCATCACTACGACTTTTACGGCGATAAGCTTATTATTGGCAAGTTCTGCCAAATTGCCGCTGGAGTGGAGTTTGTTATGAACGGTGCCAACCACCAGATGAACGCAGCCTCCACCTTCCCGTTCTACATCTTCGAGGGCTGGGAGCAGGAAATCCCGTCTACGGATGTATTTTCGTTTAAGGGCGATACTGTGGTCGGAAACGATGTGTGGATTGGACAAAACGCAACCATACTTCCCGGAGTGCATATAGGAGACGGCGCAATTATTGGAGCCAGCAGCGTGGTGGCTTCCGATGTCGAGCCATACTCGATAGTAGCAGGCAATCCCGCAAAGCAGCTCCGAAAGCGCTTCGATTCGGAGCTAATCGCCATCCTTCTCGAGCTAAAGTGGTGGGAACTGCCCATCGAGCAGATCAATGCGCTTATCCCTACGCTTACCAGCAGCGACTTGGACGCCGTTAAGGAACAGCTGCGCCTGCTTTTAAAGAAGGGTTAGCTTGATGGTTTTCCTACTCCAAGCGGGGGCGCATAAAACAAGTTGAATCGCATTACTCTCCAAGTTTGCAAAACTCATACATCAGCGTAGCCTTCACAGCTGCGCTTTGCTTTTTTGCTACATTTGGATGGCGGGTTGCAGACCGCTACTTGGTAAGGTAGAAGCCGTAACCGAGAACAAAGTGCGAGTTTTGCGACGTTAGTCTTCGC
This window encodes:
- the ung gene encoding uracil-DNA glycosylase, which translates into the protein MESTQKPNIDDSWYEVLKDEFEKDYFRSLKEFLVQEKKSHVVYPPGPQIFNAFNTTPFNEVKVVILGQDPYHGPGQAHGLCFSVSQGVQPPPSLVNIFKEISSDLGLPRPAHGNLTAWAKQGVLLLNATLTVRAHMAGSHQRKGWETFTDAAIKAVSDHLSGVVFLLWGNYAQAKSALIDTSKHHILKSVHPSPLSASRGFLGCRHFSKTDELLLAQGKLPIDWRL
- a CDS encoding CatB-related O-acetyltransferase; this translates as MKCKPNPDTVFPVPNFSTVTYIRPTVKSKNIVVGDFSYFSDVDFEKHVTHHYDFYGDKLIIGKFCQIAAGVEFVMNGANHQMNAASTFPFYIFEGWEQEIPSTDVFSFKGDTVVGNDVWIGQNATILPGVHIGDGAIIGASSVVASDVEPYSIVAGNPAKQLRKRFDSELIAILLELKWWELPIEQINALIPTLTSSDLDAVKEQLRLLLKKG